One window of Nocardia sp. NBC_00508 genomic DNA carries:
- a CDS encoding potassium channel family protein, with product MSSVMSDSDPQSKPGVATTASPPVLTRRQAWERATNAPMIMLAVCFVGIYAWYVLDTGASQELDAWLTRADVAIWAVFAADFAIRLWLSTNRWRFVRTHPLELLIVLLPPFRPVRLVRAALLLVDTVNRRAVTRARMAVFVGTSSALVILLCSLAFFDAEYGVEDSKIDSFGDALWWSMVSVTTVGYGDVYPVTTEGRFVSLILMTFGIGLISFAIGTTTSWVMDQLRSVEQSAERADIEIGLLAEEVRALRAEVAALASSAADNPAAPMAPADTHGP from the coding sequence ATGTCATCCGTAATGTCCGATTCCGATCCCCAGAGCAAGCCCGGCGTGGCGACAACGGCGAGCCCGCCCGTGCTCACCCGCAGGCAGGCATGGGAACGTGCGACGAATGCGCCGATGATCATGCTCGCGGTGTGCTTCGTCGGCATCTACGCCTGGTACGTGCTCGACACCGGTGCGTCACAGGAACTGGATGCCTGGCTCACGCGTGCGGACGTGGCGATCTGGGCGGTTTTCGCGGCGGACTTCGCTATCCGGCTGTGGTTGTCCACGAATCGCTGGCGCTTCGTGCGCACCCATCCGCTGGAGTTGCTGATCGTATTGCTGCCGCCGTTCCGTCCGGTGCGGCTGGTCCGGGCGGCGCTGCTGCTGGTCGACACGGTGAACCGGAGAGCAGTGACCCGTGCCCGCATGGCGGTGTTCGTCGGCACCAGCTCGGCGCTCGTGATCCTGCTGTGTAGCCTGGCATTCTTCGATGCCGAGTACGGGGTCGAGGACAGCAAGATCGATAGCTTCGGCGACGCGCTGTGGTGGTCGATGGTGTCGGTGACGACCGTCGGCTACGGGGATGTCTATCCGGTGACGACCGAGGGTCGCTTCGTCTCGCTGATCCTGATGACCTTCGGCATCGGCCTGATCAGCTTCGCCATCGGCACCACCACCAGCTGGGTGATGGACCAGCTGAGGTCCGTCGAACAGTCCGCGGAGCGTGCCGATATCGAGATCGGCCTCCTGGCCGAGGAGGTCCGTGCCCTGCGCGCCGAGGTCGCCGCGCTCGCCAGTTCGGCCGCCGACAACCCGGCGGCCCCGATGGCACCAGCTGATACGCATGGTCCGTAG
- a CDS encoding helix-turn-helix domain-containing protein: MLASGKPGPALALVRKQMGLSQVDFGELLHWDRTHAGRVERGEVGTIFDVRELIRAADALGIPRCALLPLLLGDTNTGTIEDRPGEGVDDVDRRQFVQTATIAVAATGAAADLPWSDPIRVGTGHIAYLRRVTQQLWEHDNVYGGGRIADFVIQQYGLARRLVDHGEYGSRIGADLIDAACRLAGFAGWVAEDIGRFERARRFYTEAVLLAEQCGKEELLEDAVANMSFLATKRPTSREPVHLAQRASELARRIPSARLNALRTARVAVAHAAVGEGREFEQAMIRAWREVDRGLDDSDDPIWLHFVTPAEIKSIEARGRSYLGQHSRAATVYREAIGSGGTMLPRDEASYRAYFAASLAGLGDLNTAITEGHMALSLLKGPVSSPRLVQELRPVRVGVSRLRGDEAEHFRHRFDALCGSATGHGGSS, from the coding sequence TTGCTCGCCTCGGGCAAGCCGGGCCCGGCGTTGGCGCTCGTGCGTAAGCAGATGGGCTTGTCCCAGGTCGACTTCGGGGAGCTACTGCACTGGGATCGAACCCATGCCGGGCGGGTCGAACGTGGTGAGGTCGGCACGATTTTCGATGTGCGCGAGTTGATCCGGGCTGCGGATGCGCTCGGCATCCCCCGCTGCGCGCTGTTGCCGCTCTTGCTCGGCGACACCAACACAGGGACCATCGAGGATAGGCCCGGTGAAGGAGTCGATGACGTGGATCGCAGGCAATTCGTTCAGACAGCAACGATCGCGGTGGCGGCTACGGGTGCGGCGGCTGACCTGCCGTGGTCGGATCCGATACGAGTCGGAACTGGCCACATCGCGTACCTGCGCAGGGTGACTCAGCAGCTGTGGGAGCACGATAACGTGTACGGCGGCGGCAGGATCGCTGACTTCGTAATACAGCAGTACGGTCTGGCTCGTCGCCTGGTCGATCATGGTGAATACGGTTCCCGCATAGGCGCGGACTTGATCGATGCGGCCTGTCGGCTCGCCGGTTTCGCAGGTTGGGTCGCCGAAGACATCGGGCGGTTTGAGAGGGCGAGGCGGTTCTACACGGAGGCAGTTCTTCTCGCAGAACAATGCGGAAAGGAAGAGTTGCTGGAGGACGCCGTCGCGAACATGTCCTTCCTCGCCACGAAACGTCCGACGAGCCGTGAGCCGGTACATCTGGCGCAGCGTGCAAGCGAACTTGCCCGCCGAATCCCTTCAGCGCGTTTGAACGCACTCCGCACTGCGCGAGTAGCAGTGGCGCACGCGGCGGTTGGCGAGGGACGCGAGTTCGAACAGGCCATGATCCGCGCCTGGCGGGAAGTGGACCGTGGCCTCGATGATTCGGATGACCCGATCTGGTTGCATTTCGTCACTCCGGCCGAGATCAAATCCATCGAGGCGAGAGGGCGCTCCTACTTGGGACAGCACAGTAGGGCGGCAACCGTTTATCGCGAGGCGATCGGCAGTGGAGGAACCATGCTTCCGCGAGACGAGGCGTCGTACCGTGCGTACTTCGCGGCGTCGCTCGCTGGTCTCGGCGATCTCAACACGGCAATCACCGAGGGGCACATGGCCTTATCGCTGCTGAAAGGCCCGGTCAGCTCTCCGCGCCTGGTACAAGAGCTCCGACCAGTGCGAGTCGGAGTCTCGCGGTTACGCGGAGACGAGGCCGAACACTTCCGCCACCGGTTCGATGCGTTGTGTGGTTCGGCAACGGGGCACGGTGGATCCTCCTGA